The Deltaproteobacteria bacterium sequence TGTGGAAGCGTACACGTGCCTTGCGAAAAATCCATTGAGCGACGCCCATGCTATTGCAGCGATCACTCTGATCAGTGAAAATCTCGTTAATGTCGTGAATAACCCCGGTGATAGAAATGGCCGTCTGTCCATGGCCAATGCCGCGACACTCGCCGGTATTGCCTTCTCAAACTCCATGGTGGGAATGGTGCACACCCTGGGGCATTCGGTCGGTTCCGTCTGTTCTGTTCCTCACGGGGTTGCTATGGCAATTCTCCTCCCCTATGGCCTGGAGTACAATATGCACAAAAATGGTCATCTCACGGCGGAGCTGCTGTTGCCCCTGGCCGGAACAAACGTCTATGCTGCAACCTCGAAGGACCAGAGAACAGATGCAGTTATCGCCCTTATCCGCCGGATGAATCAAGACCTGCATGACGCAACCGGCGGCAGGCATGCGCGCTTCTTCAAGGAAGTATTGGATAAAGAAGGGAAGCAAATGGTTCCGAGAGAAAAACTGCCGGACATTGCGAAAACTGCCCTCAGCGACGGTTCACTATTTTACAATCCTGAGGATCTGGATTATAATGATTTCTTCATGGTCCTGGAAGCGGCCTGGGAAGGTACGCCCCTCAACACAAACCTGACTAAAAGGATCAATAGCAGGTAATAAGACATTATAATCTGCATATTTTCATGGTGTCAACACAGTCCAAGATATGTTCTTGATACTTTTTCCAATTAATCATATTATAAAAAAAATTCATCAAAAGAGGAGTACGCAATGTCAACAGTTCCTGAAGAATTGGTTACAAAGATTCAAGAACTGCCCGACACTGAAAAGCTGAAGCTTGTTGATCTCATCCTGACACAGTTAGATAAGCCGGATCCCGAATTGGATAAGATATGGGCAGTGGAGGCTGCGAAAAGGTGGGCAGCTTATAAAGAGGGGCGATTAAAATCCATTCCCTACAGTGAAGTGATGGAAAGGTATCGCGGTCGATGAAAATCCGCTTTCTGGAGCTTGCTGAGCGGGAATTGGATGATGCTGTTGCCTGGTATGATAGCCAGAGTTATGGCCTTGGCACGGAATTCCTTGATGAAGTGGATCAGGTGATCCGGCGTGTAGCAACATGGCCTCTCTCCGGTATGGAACTTGGGCCTGGAATTCGCCGATGTCTGGTAAAACGCTTTCCCTATGGAATCATTTACGGAATTGATTCCGACATAATCATCATTTTAGCTGTGGCCCATCTGCATCGTGAACCACGTTACTGGTTGGATAGAACCATATAGAAACTCTCTATGTCTGAATTCGTTTGGGAATTCCGTGGACATAAAACCATTTATTAAAATCCTGAAACTCTTTTAACCCTTTCTGAGGAATGCCATGTACTGATTACAGAAACCCCGTTTCTCAACAAGAGAGCGGGGTTTTGTTCTTGAGGGAGCGTATTATGAAAAAAACCATACCTTTATTTATTATCTTACTCCTCTTTACATCTTTTTCCTCCGCCCTTGCCGAATTAAAAACGTTTGTTAAGGAATATACCTACCAGGCGAGCGAGGTGGACAGTAAAGTATCCTGCAGGGCAATTTCTTTGGAGCAAGTTAAAAGACTTCTTTTAGATGAATTGGGAACCTACCTTGAAAGCTACACAGAAATCGTAAACTTCAAGTTGACAAAGGATCAGATAACTGCCCTGACAGCCGGCATAGTTCAGACACAGGTTATTAAAGAAAAGTGGAATGGTGAAAGATATTGGATTCAGGCAGAGATCAAAGCCGACCCTGATGAAGTTGTTAAAGCCGTTGATTCGCTTCGTAAAGATAGACAGAAAAGTAAAGAACTTGAGAATGCAAACAAGAGGGCAGAAGCTGCGCTAAGGGAAGTTGAAAAATTAAGAAAGGAACTTGAATTAGCGAAAAAAGATCAGATAAAAATTGCACGATATGATGAAGCAATAAAAGAATTAAGTGCCATAGACTGGCTTCGCAAAGGACAGTCATTGTCAAATGCAGGAGATTATCAAGGGGCTGTATCTGCAGACACAAAAGCTATTCAATTGGATCCCAAAGATGCGTTAGCCTATGTCATTCGTGGATTCAACTATTACATTTTAGGCAATTACCAAAAGGCTCTTGAGGATTCCAATAAGGCTATTGAACTTGACCCAAGAATGGCAGGAGCTTATGTAGCTCGTGGTAGTGCTTATAGCGAGTTAGACAATTACCAGCAGGCTATCGAGGATTCAAACAAGGCTATAGAACTGGAACCAAGCAATTCACTGGCCTATGCTAATCGTGGTGCAGCATATGGCAAGTTAGGCAATTACCAGCAGGCTATCGAGGATTCAAACAAGGCTATAGAACTGGACCCAAGAAATTCGTTGGCCTATGATACTCGTGGCGATATATATGGCAAGTTAGGTAATTATAAGCAGGCTCTTGAGAATTTCAACAAAGCTGTAGAACTCGTCCCAAGAATTTCGATGAGCTATGCCAAGCGTGGTGCTACGTACAGCCTGTTAGGTAATTACCAGCAGGCTATTGATGATGCAAACAAGGCTATAGAAATTGACCCAAGAAATGCATGGGCCTATGTCGTTCGTGGTGATACTCATTATAATCGAGGCGATATGGAGCGAGCAATTAGTGACTATAAAATTTGTGCAAGGTTAGGACATGTAGATTGTCAAAGGGGATTAAGGTTAAAAGGAATTACCTGGTAAGAAGTTGTGATCTTTCGGATAAGCACCATCAAGAGCGTTCAAAGGAATATAAAAATATTGTCAATTATTCAAGAAGTTATGAAAAAGGAATTGCCTGCAGAAATAAGTGAACAGAAAAGTTCTTGGAATAATTTGAGAAAAGTAACGACGGCTAAAAAAGCGTGAATATTTAAGGAGCGTTTTCATGTCTACCCCATATAAAGTGTTTCTTAGAGGAATACCAATCATTTTAAGGAATGGCCCGCTTTCGCATAAGGATATTGCACGAGCTTTAAGAGAGGAATTTCCTGATTTTTGTAATGATTTGATACCTTGTCCACACGTCAATGACAAGTCAGGACATCCTGAATGGGATCACTTAGCTCGCAACGCAGAGCAAGGGCTGAAGCGTAGAAAAATAATTTTCTATAATCGCACTGTTAAGAAATGGGGGTTAGTTTTAAAAAGAAGCATGAACGAATATAGCAACGAACGAATTAAAAAGAAGGCATAATGGGGTCAGGCTTTAAATTTGAAAATTAATATCAAGTATCAAGTCTGATCCTATTACCTATTACTCTGGAATGGTGGGACTACCATAAACGCTCATGGCCTTACCGTAAACCATATGGGTGAGGCATAAGTATGATTTTTAGGCTTTCTAAATTCGTGATTGATAAATTTTGAGTATCAAAAAATGCCTTTATCAAGAAGCAAAATACTATTCAAAATACCCATTTATCGCGAATCATCAGATAAATATTATGAATATTTAACAAATAAGCGTAGCAAATCAGTTGAGCGACGAAGTGCAAGTATCAAAAGGATAGGATTAGATCGTAATGGACAAATAGAAAAGCAGCTTAGAAATAATCTACCATCTATTAATCCTCAATGTATATATTGGAACTATAACCGCATAATAGGATGGATTGAATTTTATGCTGATGGTGGTATTATTAAAGCGGCTTTGTGGTTCAGTCGATCAAAGAAAATAAGAAAAGATTTCGGAAAACAAATTATTGATTGTGTCGGCAAGATAAGTGATGTTTCGGAGACATATAATAAAGATAATGACTTAATAAGAAAAGATTTAAGAGATTTTATATCAGATTTTATGCTTGGCAAATTTGGTAATCGATACAAAAAATATTATCTCGATTCTACTGAGTTTTTGAAATTGATCGAGTATTTAGACATTAAAAGAATGATTGAAAAAAATTGCGGAATAGATCAATAAATTAAGAATAACAGAAACTTTCAATGTCAGGCCTTGCATTGTCACATTTAATACTCTTGCTGTTCGGGATTTTAAAAAAAACAATATTTCCACTCAGAGCATAGAAATAGCACCTGAAAAAGATTTTTGGAATCAAACCCATTGAAATTAAAGCATTATAATTGGGAGTATTCACAATGAAAGAAGAACAAACGCAAAAGAATACCCGAAAGAAAAAGCAGAAACCATTCTCGGCGCAGCCCGAATCGGCACAAGCCACGCAACGAACCTTAGAATCGCTGGAAATAATGAGAAATGAGACCCTGAAGGGGGGAGGCGTCAAGCTGATCGAAGATCAGCACCGCAGGGGGAAGCTGACTGCGCGGGAACGCATAGAACTGCTCCTGGATGAGGGGTCATTTGAGGAATTTGACCTCCTGAAAACGGGGAGGGGAGGCGCCTTCGGGAAGGAACAGACGTATCCCGGGGACGGTGTCGTGACGGGACATGGCACGATCGACGGCCGGGAAGTATTCATGTTCAGCCAGGATTTTACCGTCCGCGGCGGGTCATTGGGTGAAGCACACTCCCAGAAAATCAGCAAGGTAATGGATCACGCCGTGCGGGTGGGGGCTCCCATCATTGGGCTTAACGACTCCGGCGGCGCGCGAATTCAGGAAGGAGTGGATGCCCTGGCTTCCTACGGGGATATTTTTAAGAGAAACGCGCTGGCCAGCGGCATCATTCCACAGATATCCTGCATCATGGGGCCCTGTGCGGGTGGCGCCGTATACAGCCCGGCCCTCACCGATTTCATCTTCATGGTCGAGGATACGTCATACATGTACGTGACAGGTCCAAACGTCGTGGAAACCGTTACCCATATGGCTATTTCTCATGAAGATCTTGGAGGCGCAAGGGTTCACGGAGAAAAGAGCGGACTTGCTCATTTTGTGCTGCCCAACGACATCATGTGCCTGCGGGAAGTGAGGCGATTGATCAACTATCTCCCTTCCAATAATAAACAGAGGTCGCCGATTCTCGACCTCAGCGATCCGGCGGGACGGACAGACCCGGCACTGGATTATCTTGTGCCTGAAAATCCCAACCAGAGTTATGATATGAAGGTGTGCATTAACAGTATCCTTGACGGGGCAGAGTTTTTAGAAGTTCAGTCTCAGTATGCGAAGAATATCATTTGCGGATTCGGACGCATGGGAGGTCAGACAATCGGGCTTGTGGCAAATCAGCCCTCCGTCCTGGCGGGGGTGCTGGATAACAACGCATCAAACAAGGCGGCGCGATTCGTCCGGTTCTGCGATGTCTTTAACATTCCTTTGATATGCCTTGTGGATGTACCCGGTTTTATGCCGGGGCCGGAACAAGAGCAGGGAGGAATCATCCGCCACGGCGCCAAGCTTCTCTATGCCTTTATTGAAGCCACTGTGCCGCGTATCACCGTCATCGTCCGCAAAGCCTATGGAGGCGCCTACATTGTCATGAACTCCAAACAGATCGGCTGTGACATCAATTACGCCTGGCCTACGGCGGAGATTGCCGTGATGGGCCCGAAAGGCGCTGCGGAGGTGATTTTCCGGAAAGAGATCCAATCCTCACCCGATCCGGCGGCGGCCCTCACTGCGCGAACGGAAGAATATCGGAAAACATACGTTAATCCCTTCCTGGCCGCAAAGAGGGGATACATCGATGATGTCATTTTTCCGAGAGACACTCGATACCGGATAATCCGGTCTCTCCAGTTCCTCGAGGGGAAAAAAAGAGAGAGGCCGGAACGACTCCATGGAAATATTCCTCTTTAAGGAGGTACGATGTTTAAGAAAATTCTCATCGCGAATAGAGGCGAAATAGCGGTACGCATTGCCAGGACCTGCAAACGGATGAACATCAAAACGGTGGCGGTGTATTCACAGGTTGGCTCCCGTTCTCTCCACGTCAGAGAAGCCGATGAAGCCGCCTTCCTGGGAGGCTCCCGGCCGGAGGAATCGTATCTGGCAAAGGAAAAAATTATTGACGCCGCCCTTTCCCACGGCTGTCAGGCCATCCATCCCGGATACGGTTTTCTGTCGGAGAATGCGGAATTTGTTGATATGGTCACCAAAGCAGGCCTCGTATTTATCGGTCCTACTGCATCAGCCATCGCGACACTGGGTGATAAAATGACCGCCAAGACGTTTGCCGAAAAGCTGGGTATCCCCATCAAGTCCGGACCCAAGGGATGTCTTTCCTCATTCACAGAGGCGGTAACGATAGCACAGCAGATCGGATTCCCTTTGATGTTGAGGCCGGCGCGCGCCGGAGGAGGAAGAGGGATACGGGTGGTGGAAAGCAAAGCGGATTTGCGCCCTGCAGTGGACGCCTGTCAGAACGAGGCACGAAAAGCCTTTGGAAACGACGACTTTTTTATGGAGCGCTTCATTAAGAGGATACGTCATATTGAAATACAGATCATCGCCGATAACTATTGTAATGTCATTCATCTGGGGGAGAGAGAATGCTCCATCCAGAGGCGGTATCAAAAAATCATTGAGGAGAGCCCTTCGACGGCTGTAGATGACGCCCTGCGCGAGCGCATGGGAGAGATGGCGTGCAATCTTGCCCGGGAGGCAGGTTATACGAACGCGGGAACTGTTGAATTTATTCTGGACGATTTGGACAAGAGCGTCTATTTCCTGGAAATGAATACGCGCCTTCAGGTGGAACACCCCGTGACCGAAATGGTCACTCGACTGGATCTTGTGGAACTCCAGCTCCGAGTCGCTGCGGGAGAGAAGCTTCCCTTCCGTCAAAAAGATGTCATCAGAATCGGATGGGCTATCGAAGCGCGGATCTGCGCGGAGGACCCTTCCCGGAATTTTCTGCCTGTCACCGGCATGATAACGCGTTACGCGACAGCTCGAATAAGAAACGTCCGAATTGACAGCAGCATAGAGGCCGGAAGTTTTGTCAGCACTCATTACGATTCACTGCTGGCCAAGGTAATCGGATGGGGTGAAACAAGGAAGGAGGCGATTGAATCGCTCGTCCAGGCGCTGAATGCATATCACATCGAGGGATTGATCACGAATGTTGATTTTGTGAATGCCGTACTGAATCACCCATCATTTATCGCAGGCGACCTCTCGACGGATTTCATTGATGAGCACTTTGATCATGGCCAAATGAAGCTGCCTCCTCCCGAAGAGTGGCTTCACTTCATGGCAATAGCTGCAACAATCATCTTCCACAATCGGCAATCTCTCGTCCATGAATCCCTGAAACCGATGATGGCGAAAGTGGGCGCTCCACATCAGTCAAAAAACCAGGTCTCTTATATGGTGAAAGGAGAGGATGTTTTTTTTGAATTGCGCCTTCAGATGAATCCGGCGCCTCGCAGCTGGACCGTAATGGTAGATGGACGTAAATACCAGGTTGTCACTCCTGAATTTGAGTTTTTCCGGCGTAGGATTAAACTCAGGATCGATGGGAAAACCCAATTCTTCCATACTAAATATAAAGAAAATAACATATGGGTAGCCTACCGTGGCACAACTCGTGTTTTAGGAATCTATAGTCCCCTGGAATGGAAACTTTTTCACCACATGCCGAAGCCGAAAAAGGTACTTCCTGAGGATGTTGTTCGCTGCCCCATGCCGGGAATGGTTGTCGCTATCCTGGTAAAGAAGGGCGACCGTATCTATCGAGGTCAGGATCTCGTGAGCATAGAATCCATGAAGATGGAGATCTTCGTTGCATCTCCCGGTGACGGGCGGATAGAAAAGATCCATGTTGTCCCCGGTCAGGCTGTTGAAACCGGAGATATTCTTATCAAGCTACGAATTGATGCTGCGACCTCCGAAGAGGAGTTGGATATCTTCTATGGATAGAATCGGGAAATTGACTGAAGCAATATTACTGTAACGTTAAAGGTAAAGCCATGCATCTGAAGAGTGTGACCCTTCATCCGTCAAAATACCCGACAAAGGATCATTATCCTTTTAACGTACCTGTTTTTCAACAAACAAAAAGCATAGCCTTTAATACTCCTGTTACATTATTCGTCGGTGAAAACGGTTCGGGCAAATCAACCTTATTACAGGCGATATCTCATGTATGTGGAATTCACATATGGCGGGAATCCGAAAGAAGCCGTTTCAATCATAACCCATATGAAAATAAGTTCAGCGATTACCTTACAATTGAATGGACAGACGGCAAGGTTCCGGGATCTTTCTTTGGCTCAGACATTTTCCATCACTTTACACAGATCCTGGACGAATGGGCAGTAGCAGATCCCGGTCAGCTTACCTATTTTGGCGGTAGATCATTGATGACCCAATCTCATGGCGAATCTCTCATGTCTTTTTTCAGATCCCGCTATCAGATTAAAGGGCTCTATCTGTTGGACGAACCGGAAACAGCTCTATCGCCGCGGAGCCAGATTGCGTTACTCGAATTATTAATGACGAGCGGTGCAGGTCGTGCCCAATTTATTATTGCAACCCACTCTCCAATACTTCTGGCATGTCCTCATGCAGCAATCTATAGTTTCGATTACAGCCCGATAAAACAGGTGCAGTACGAAGAGACAGAGCACTACCGGATATACAGGGACTTCCTGGAGAGGAGGGCAAACTATTTAAAACAATCACAATAGGCATGCTAACCTCTTGAAAAATAGGAGAAATAACAGGAACAGCATTTCCTGTTTATGGGTATATCAAAATGAAATTCGGTTACATGGGTAAAATTTTAATGGTTGATCTCTCCATACGAGATATCCGTGAGGAGATCATTTCTGACGATGTTTATGAGCAATATCTATCCGGGATGGGATTGGCCGCGTATATTCTCTATAACAGGATTCCGACAGGGGCTGATCCCTTAGGCCCAGATAATATTCTGGGTTTTATATCCGGACTGTTGACCGGAACGGGAAGTCTCTTCGCCGGCAGATGGATGGTGGTAGGGAAATCCCCCCTGACCGGCGGATGGGGAGAGGCAAACTGTGGCGGCAGTTTTTCCCCGGCAATCAAGCGCTGCGGCTATGACGGCATATTTTTCACGGGAATCAGTAAAAGCCCTGTCTATCTTTATGTAAAAAACGGCAGAGCTGAACTTCTCGATGCGTCTCACCTCTGGGGAAGAGATTCTGTGGAATCGGAAGAGATGCTGATTGCCGAAACAGGAGGCCATTCGCGGGTTGCCGTCATCGGTCCCGCCGGGGAGAAGCTTTCTCTTATTTCCGGCATATGCAATGACAGGGGCAGAATGGCGGCACGGTCAGGACTCGGCGCCGTCATGGGTGTCAAGAGGCTGAAAGCAGTTGTACTTGACGGTAAAAAACGTATCGATGTCCATAACAGGGCGGAAATAAAAAGATTGAGTCAGATGTGCAACCGGTGGGTCCAGTT is a genomic window containing:
- a CDS encoding iron-containing alcohol dehydrogenase yields the protein MDLPGYYEFCCRVKIIAGHNALEKIPGALSHLNAGKPMIVTDKGVAGAGLIDIVTNAIKDGVTIGAIADDVPPDSDLRVVNRLAQEYREKGCDSLIAVGGGSVMDTAKGINIVVSEKADDLMKFSGGHVLKRALKPLIAIPTTAGTGSEVTMAAVIKDHEKHLKMLFVSYFLLPDVSIVDSRMTLTLPPAISAATGMDALSHAVEAYTCLAKNPLSDAHAIAAITLISENLVNVVNNPGDRNGRLSMANAATLAGIAFSNSMVGMVHTLGHSVGSVCSVPHGVAMAILLPYGLEYNMHKNGHLTAELLLPLAGTNVYAATSKDQRTDAVIALIRRMNQDLHDATGGRHARFFKEVLDKEGKQMVPREKLPDIAKTALSDGSLFYNPEDLDYNDFFMVLEAAWEGTPLNTNLTKRINSR
- a CDS encoding addiction module protein; translation: MSTVPEELVTKIQELPDTEKLKLVDLILTQLDKPDPELDKIWAVEAAKRWAAYKEGRLKSIPYSEVMERYRGR
- a CDS encoding type II toxin-antitoxin system RelE/ParE family toxin, with the translated sequence MKIRFLELAERELDDAVAWYDSQSYGLGTEFLDEVDQVIRRVATWPLSGMELGPGIRRCLVKRFPYGIIYGIDSDIIIILAVAHLHREPRYWLDRTI
- a CDS encoding tetratricopeptide repeat protein; amino-acid sequence: MKKTIPLFIILLLFTSFSSALAELKTFVKEYTYQASEVDSKVSCRAISLEQVKRLLLDELGTYLESYTEIVNFKLTKDQITALTAGIVQTQVIKEKWNGERYWIQAEIKADPDEVVKAVDSLRKDRQKSKELENANKRAEAALREVEKLRKELELAKKDQIKIARYDEAIKELSAIDWLRKGQSLSNAGDYQGAVSADTKAIQLDPKDALAYVIRGFNYYILGNYQKALEDSNKAIELDPRMAGAYVARGSAYSELDNYQQAIEDSNKAIELEPSNSLAYANRGAAYGKLGNYQQAIEDSNKAIELDPRNSLAYDTRGDIYGKLGNYKQALENFNKAVELVPRISMSYAKRGATYSLLGNYQQAIDDANKAIEIDPRNAWAYVVRGDTHYNRGDMERAISDYKICARLGHVDCQRGLRLKGITW
- a CDS encoding acyl-CoA carboxylase subunit beta; translated protein: MRNETLKGGGVKLIEDQHRRGKLTARERIELLLDEGSFEEFDLLKTGRGGAFGKEQTYPGDGVVTGHGTIDGREVFMFSQDFTVRGGSLGEAHSQKISKVMDHAVRVGAPIIGLNDSGGARIQEGVDALASYGDIFKRNALASGIIPQISCIMGPCAGGAVYSPALTDFIFMVEDTSYMYVTGPNVVETVTHMAISHEDLGGARVHGEKSGLAHFVLPNDIMCLREVRRLINYLPSNNKQRSPILDLSDPAGRTDPALDYLVPENPNQSYDMKVCINSILDGAEFLEVQSQYAKNIICGFGRMGGQTIGLVANQPSVLAGVLDNNASNKAARFVRFCDVFNIPLICLVDVPGFMPGPEQEQGGIIRHGAKLLYAFIEATVPRITVIVRKAYGGAYIVMNSKQIGCDINYAWPTAEIAVMGPKGAAEVIFRKEIQSSPDPAAALTARTEEYRKTYVNPFLAAKRGYIDDVIFPRDTRYRIIRSLQFLEGKKRERPERLHGNIPL
- a CDS encoding biotin/lipoyl-binding protein — protein: MFKKILIANRGEIAVRIARTCKRMNIKTVAVYSQVGSRSLHVREADEAAFLGGSRPEESYLAKEKIIDAALSHGCQAIHPGYGFLSENAEFVDMVTKAGLVFIGPTASAIATLGDKMTAKTFAEKLGIPIKSGPKGCLSSFTEAVTIAQQIGFPLMLRPARAGGGRGIRVVESKADLRPAVDACQNEARKAFGNDDFFMERFIKRIRHIEIQIIADNYCNVIHLGERECSIQRRYQKIIEESPSTAVDDALRERMGEMACNLAREAGYTNAGTVEFILDDLDKSVYFLEMNTRLQVEHPVTEMVTRLDLVELQLRVAAGEKLPFRQKDVIRIGWAIEARICAEDPSRNFLPVTGMITRYATARIRNVRIDSSIEAGSFVSTHYDSLLAKVIGWGETRKEAIESLVQALNAYHIEGLITNVDFVNAVLNHPSFIAGDLSTDFIDEHFDHGQMKLPPPEEWLHFMAIAATIIFHNRQSLVHESLKPMMAKVGAPHQSKNQVSYMVKGEDVFFELRLQMNPAPRSWTVMVDGRKYQVVTPEFEFFRRRIKLRIDGKTQFFHTKYKENNIWVAYRGTTRVLGIYSPLEWKLFHHMPKPKKVLPEDVVRCPMPGMVVAILVKKGDRIYRGQDLVSIESMKMEIFVASPGDGRIEKIHVVPGQAVETGDILIKLRIDAATSEEELDIFYG
- a CDS encoding AAA family ATPase produces the protein MHLKSVTLHPSKYPTKDHYPFNVPVFQQTKSIAFNTPVTLFVGENGSGKSTLLQAISHVCGIHIWRESERSRFNHNPYENKFSDYLTIEWTDGKVPGSFFGSDIFHHFTQILDEWAVADPGQLTYFGGRSLMTQSHGESLMSFFRSRYQIKGLYLLDEPETALSPRSQIALLELLMTSGAGRAQFIIATHSPILLACPHAAIYSFDYSPIKQVQYEETEHYRIYRDFLERRANYLKQSQ